In Paenibacillus sp. JQZ6Y-1, a genomic segment contains:
- a CDS encoding FlxA-like family protein: protein MNISSTSSTTASAYTSTQSSSNTAALEKQKATLQTQLTKLQSGTDKTSSDTEQQIKQIQQQIQQIERQIAQAKASSGSSNSSSDGTTDSTSTEQTSATDEPKSTEEATLDAMKKMQNSEAKRSKEQEQQEARERSFAKMGIGSLFNASV from the coding sequence ATGAACATTTCATCCACCTCGTCAACAACAGCGTCGGCGTATACGTCGACTCAATCTTCCAGCAACACGGCCGCGCTGGAAAAACAAAAAGCAACGCTGCAGACTCAATTGACCAAGCTTCAATCCGGCACAGACAAAACAAGTTCGGATACAGAGCAGCAAATCAAGCAAATTCAGCAGCAGATTCAACAGATTGAACGCCAGATCGCACAGGCAAAAGCAAGTTCCGGTTCTAGCAACAGCTCGTCCGACGGCACAACAGACAGCACATCCACCGAGCAAACCAGCGCAACGGATGAGCCGAAGTCGACCGAAGAAGCAACACTGGATGCGATGAAAAAAATGCAAAACAGTGAAGCCAAAAGGTCGAAAGAGCAAGAACAGCAAGAAGCCAGAGAACGCAGCTTTGCCAAAATGGGCATCGGAAGCCTGTTTAACGCAAGCGTCTAA
- a CDS encoding zinc-binding alcohol dehydrogenase family protein has product MTHMKAVGLTRYLPIENEDSLQDVQIPKPVAGHNDLLVQVKAISVNPVDTKLRAPKDKVEEQPRILGWDVAGIVEQVGDSVQGFQPGDEVYYAGSVTRPGGNSQYHLVDYRIAAHKPKQLDFAAAAALPLTAITAWEGIHDRLGVSEDPAHNKGKSILIINAAGGVGSIATQIARQAGLTVIGTASRSETEEWALAHGADHVISHREELLPQLKELGIGEVDYIFCLNHTDQHWKGMADAIAPQGHICSIVETAEPVDLELLKDKSASFAWEFMFTRAKYETADMQQQQQILQKIAALIDEGVFHSTESERLEPINAANLREAHAQLESGSTIGKLVLENWE; this is encoded by the coding sequence ATGACGCATATGAAAGCCGTAGGATTGACCCGATATTTACCGATTGAAAACGAAGATAGCTTACAGGATGTACAGATACCGAAGCCGGTTGCTGGTCATAACGATCTGCTGGTGCAGGTGAAGGCGATCTCGGTCAATCCGGTCGATACCAAGCTGCGTGCTCCCAAAGATAAAGTGGAAGAGCAACCGCGCATTCTCGGCTGGGACGTTGCCGGTATCGTGGAGCAAGTCGGTGATAGCGTGCAGGGCTTTCAGCCGGGAGATGAAGTATATTATGCGGGCAGTGTCACGCGTCCGGGCGGCAACAGCCAGTATCATCTGGTGGACTACCGAATTGCGGCACACAAGCCCAAGCAGCTTGATTTTGCCGCTGCTGCCGCACTGCCTTTAACGGCGATTACTGCATGGGAAGGTATTCATGATCGACTGGGTGTATCGGAAGATCCAGCACATAATAAAGGGAAAAGCATCCTGATCATCAATGCTGCTGGTGGAGTTGGCTCTATCGCCACCCAGATCGCGCGTCAGGCGGGCTTGACGGTGATCGGCACTGCCTCACGCTCAGAAACGGAAGAATGGGCGCTGGCGCATGGTGCAGATCATGTGATCAGCCACCGCGAGGAACTACTGCCACAGCTGAAGGAGCTTGGTATTGGCGAGGTGGATTATATTTTCTGTCTGAATCATACCGATCAGCATTGGAAAGGCATGGCGGACGCTATCGCGCCACAGGGGCATATTTGCTCGATTGTAGAGACGGCAGAGCCGGTGGATCTAGAACTGCTCAAGGATAAAAGTGCTTCATTTGCATGGGAGTTTATGTTTACTCGTGCCAAATATGAAACGGCGGATATGCAGCAACAGCAGCAGATTTTGCAAAAGATAGCTGCTCTGATCGATGAAGGCGTGTTCCACAGTACTGAATCGGAGCGTCTGGAGCCAATCAACGCCGCCAATCTGCGCGAGGCTCATGCACAGCTGGAATCCGGCAGTACCATTGGCAAGCTGGTATTGGAAAACTGGGAATAA
- a CDS encoding methyl-accepting chemotaxis protein, translating into MSKLKQWSGSLFVRILGISALCIIIPMIAVMLIVGYRMTESYEQSNTQSLSSVANEKVKELNIIIKSQQSAAEAVVNDPYNVDFFNNLDRTGTPNTEELSRIRENITKKLQDSDGLYENVFFMYKGALYVDGIGGSSVGYKPSAEKDPWYPKVQQNPGPFISDIMTSPVSGSSVIVIGNVIAAANGATNNEPTIFAAPLNVNSLLQDVVRKSEGDTLDTIVLNANGDVVASPDKSQVMKLNMSKVDTEGMYAKIQSNTSGNGFVTINGMRYMAVFQKDGSLGLTVVTMQPVSVYMERVNGMIVLMILVTVISLIVALMIMFLLVRSIIRPVQLASSGLESMSRGDYSTDIPGKYKQLNGETGQLLRAMDNMQQSTRAMITAVTSEVEQLRAVNAHTHSVFQNMSVSIQDVSATTQNMSAGMEETAASTQEISASTREFETAIDTIARGAQEGAENANAINVRATELKQKLTSSIAGTSAIYNEIKAGLDEAMEQSKSVEMIKTLSESILQITKQTNLLALNASIEAARAGEAGRGFSVVANEIRLLADASRDTVGQIQDITEEVVDSVSNLQQYTGRLIGLLTNEIAADYQMMQQTSDYYMQDASDIDRMVSEFSATSEQLSASVQNLAQAIHEIALSNNESADATEEIAEAAQAILEKASNVSAEVEKTNESAERLSGMVDKFKF; encoded by the coding sequence ATGAGTAAATTGAAACAATGGTCAGGTAGTCTTTTCGTAAGGATATTGGGGATTTCGGCGCTCTGTATCATTATTCCGATGATCGCAGTTATGCTGATCGTCGGTTACCGGATGACCGAATCGTATGAGCAATCCAATACACAATCCCTGTCCAGTGTAGCCAATGAAAAGGTAAAAGAACTGAACATCATCATCAAATCTCAACAAAGTGCGGCAGAAGCGGTCGTTAATGATCCGTACAATGTCGATTTCTTCAACAATCTGGATCGTACAGGTACACCAAATACAGAAGAATTGAGCCGTATCCGCGAGAACATCACGAAGAAGCTGCAAGATTCTGACGGACTGTATGAGAATGTCTTTTTCATGTATAAGGGTGCGCTGTATGTAGACGGCATCGGCGGTAGCTCAGTTGGCTACAAACCGTCAGCTGAGAAAGACCCATGGTATCCGAAGGTTCAGCAAAATCCGGGTCCATTTATTAGTGACATTATGACGTCTCCAGTATCTGGTTCTTCCGTAATCGTAATCGGAAATGTCATTGCAGCAGCAAATGGTGCGACAAACAATGAACCGACGATTTTCGCAGCACCGCTTAATGTGAATTCACTGTTGCAAGATGTTGTACGGAAAAGTGAAGGTGACACGCTAGACACCATCGTATTGAACGCGAATGGCGATGTCGTAGCATCGCCGGACAAATCGCAGGTTATGAAGCTGAACATGAGTAAAGTCGATACAGAAGGCATGTACGCTAAGATTCAATCTAACACTAGTGGCAATGGCTTTGTTACAATCAACGGCATGCGCTATATGGCTGTATTCCAAAAGGACGGCTCTCTTGGTCTGACGGTAGTGACAATGCAGCCAGTTAGCGTATACATGGAGCGCGTGAATGGTATGATCGTGCTGATGATTCTGGTGACTGTGATCAGCCTGATCGTGGCACTGATGATCATGTTCCTGCTCGTTCGCAGCATTATCCGTCCTGTACAACTGGCATCTTCCGGTCTGGAGAGTATGTCCCGTGGCGATTATTCCACCGACATTCCTGGCAAATACAAACAGCTCAATGGCGAGACGGGTCAATTGCTGCGCGCCATGGATAATATGCAGCAATCGACTCGTGCGATGATTACCGCTGTAACCAGTGAAGTGGAGCAACTGCGCGCCGTCAATGCGCATACCCATAGCGTATTTCAAAATATGTCTGTCAGCATTCAGGATGTATCTGCAACCACGCAAAATATGTCCGCAGGTATGGAAGAAACCGCTGCATCGACGCAGGAGATCAGCGCGTCGACTCGTGAGTTTGAAACGGCGATTGATACGATTGCTCGTGGTGCACAGGAGGGGGCAGAGAATGCTAATGCCATCAATGTGCGCGCCACAGAATTGAAGCAAAAACTGACCTCATCCATTGCGGGTACTAGTGCCATTTACAATGAGATCAAGGCTGGGCTGGACGAAGCCATGGAGCAATCCAAATCGGTCGAAATGATCAAAACGTTGAGCGAATCTATTTTGCAAATTACCAAACAGACCAACCTGCTTGCATTGAACGCTTCCATCGAAGCGGCGCGTGCAGGTGAAGCAGGAAGAGGCTTCTCCGTTGTTGCTAACGAAATCCGCCTGCTTGCAGACGCATCACGCGATACCGTTGGTCAAATTCAAGACATTACCGAAGAAGTGGTCGATTCCGTGAGTAACTTGCAACAATATACCGGTCGTCTGATCGGTCTGTTGACCAACGAAATTGCCGCCGATTATCAAATGATGCAGCAGACAAGCGACTACTATATGCAAGATGCCAGCGATATTGACCGCATGGTGAGCGAATTCAGCGCTACCAGTGAACAACTGAGCGCGTCCGTACAAAACTTGGCACAAGCGATCCACGAAATCGCCCTGTCCAACAACGAATCCGCCGATGCTACCGAAGAAATCGCCGAAGCCGCACAAGCGATTCTCGAAAAAGCGAGCAACGTATCCGCTGAAGTTGAGAAAACGAACGAAAGCGCCGAACGCCTCAGCGGTATGGTCGACAAGTTCAAGTTTTGA
- a CDS encoding GTPase, which yields MDGGVIVNLKDKQLKADIGRRADQAFDQEMDEINRQMEQQVMIALVGDVNAGKSSTINRIIGDDVAGVGAEPGETTQIREYPYRDKIILIDTPGLNDVNTANSERTRDYYRKTDVVLFFLNAAGTVFSEAEKKSLEALEKINTDILIVLNKIDAAEEIDRLVGRIRQETGDRYEVIPVSSRTGENIEKLRYAILDLLKKKSKDIVFARTIKEKSSIANKWIIGAATSAGAIGAAPLPGADIIPLTAIQIGLLTRLATLYERPLSREAAKEIVIASIVGNLGRTLFAQVVKLFPGAGSVAAAGIAGSVTLALGYSVKYAYEREIDVTPESISKLYRKFRTKTDKGKLPQ from the coding sequence ATGGACGGAGGAGTCATCGTGAATCTCAAGGACAAGCAGCTCAAGGCGGATATTGGACGACGGGCAGATCAGGCATTTGATCAGGAAATGGACGAGATTAACCGCCAGATGGAGCAGCAAGTAATGATCGCGCTGGTCGGTGATGTGAATGCGGGGAAGTCGTCTACCATTAATCGTATTATCGGTGATGACGTGGCAGGTGTAGGCGCGGAGCCGGGCGAGACGACTCAAATTCGCGAATATCCGTACCGCGACAAAATTATCTTGATCGATACCCCCGGCTTGAACGATGTGAACACCGCCAATTCCGAACGCACGCGCGATTATTATCGCAAAACGGATGTGGTGTTATTTTTCCTGAATGCAGCAGGCACGGTTTTTTCCGAAGCGGAGAAGAAGTCGTTGGAAGCGTTGGAGAAGATCAACACTGATATTCTGATCGTCTTGAACAAAATCGACGCTGCGGAAGAGATCGACCGACTGGTTGGACGGATTCGGCAAGAGACTGGCGACCGTTACGAGGTCATTCCGGTATCGTCTCGCACGGGTGAGAATATTGAGAAGCTGCGCTACGCCATTCTCGATTTGCTCAAAAAAAAAAGTAAGGACATTGTCTTCGCCCGCACAATCAAGGAAAAATCCTCTATCGCCAACAAGTGGATTATCGGCGCAGCGACATCGGCAGGCGCCATCGGTGCAGCTCCATTGCCGGGAGCGGACATTATTCCGCTAACTGCGATTCAGATTGGGCTGCTTACGCGACTGGCAACGCTATATGAGCGTCCGCTCAGCCGGGAAGCGGCAAAGGAAATCGTGATCGCCTCCATCGTCGGCAATCTGGGACGTACCTTGTTCGCGCAGGTGGTGAAGCTGTTTCCCGGGGCAGGTTCGGTTGCTGCGGCGGGTATCGCTGGATCGGTTACGCTGGCGCTGGGCTATTCGGTCAAATACGCGTATGAGCGCGAAATCGACGTAACTCCAGAGAGCATTAGCAAGCTATATCGCAAATTCCGTACGAAGACCGACAAGGGCAAATTGCCGCAATAA
- a CDS encoding ROK family transcriptional regulator yields the protein MPTSIGNPQMIRHFNEYLILELIVQYPGLSRAEISRRTGISKPTVSAAVQHLLDRQLVRETGLDSNQQGRKGQVLEFNATVFYLFVLDIGPEGIATGIADLSGHVVAGEPVYWSECSDQPDEQQLAAMLLSRLHQGAKELGILPEQIRFASAGIPAVVDPVTGKIQTLLPQLNRYMSLLSSASLSQQLGMEVLLDNDVNLAAAAEKQYGVARTAAHFAYLYLGEGVGAGLMIDDKLYRGLHGAAGEIGQSATSLSAEAPAQPRRLEQQIGSEGLRELMSDYTAQHPDSEMDGWHVQHLLDAAAQGQPGAQSIMQQYVERLVLPLSQMTALLSPEMIVFGGPIGSQAELFLPQLQQSLQPLVPAMPQLKSSALSDSAVMRGAARAGVQRAFVHIREDVLAVGTPVSLHN from the coding sequence ATGCCAACATCTATCGGTAATCCGCAGATGATTCGTCATTTTAATGAGTATCTGATCTTGGAGCTGATCGTACAATATCCGGGTCTATCGCGAGCGGAGATTAGTCGCCGTACCGGAATTAGCAAGCCCACTGTATCGGCAGCAGTACAGCATTTGCTGGATCGGCAGCTAGTACGGGAAACGGGGCTGGACAGCAACCAGCAGGGGCGCAAAGGGCAGGTGCTGGAATTTAATGCAACGGTATTTTATCTATTTGTGCTGGATATTGGACCAGAAGGTATTGCGACAGGCATCGCTGATCTGTCTGGTCATGTGGTAGCGGGCGAGCCAGTGTACTGGTCGGAGTGTAGCGACCAGCCAGATGAGCAGCAGTTGGCGGCAATGCTATTGTCCCGTTTACATCAAGGGGCAAAGGAGTTGGGCATCTTGCCGGAGCAGATTCGTTTTGCCAGTGCGGGTATTCCAGCGGTTGTCGATCCGGTAACAGGTAAGATTCAGACGTTATTACCTCAGCTGAATCGGTATATGTCTTTGCTATCGTCCGCATCCTTGTCCCAACAACTCGGCATGGAGGTGCTGCTCGACAATGATGTGAATCTGGCTGCTGCTGCGGAAAAGCAATATGGCGTGGCGAGAACAGCTGCCCATTTTGCCTATTTGTATCTCGGTGAAGGCGTCGGGGCGGGGCTGATGATCGACGACAAGCTGTACCGTGGGCTTCATGGAGCCGCGGGCGAAATCGGACAATCGGCGACATCGCTGTCGGCTGAAGCACCTGCACAGCCTCGCAGGCTGGAGCAGCAGATTGGCAGTGAAGGGCTACGCGAGCTGATGTCAGATTATACAGCACAGCATCCAGATTCTGAAATGGACGGCTGGCATGTACAGCATTTGCTGGATGCAGCGGCACAGGGGCAGCCCGGCGCGCAGTCGATTATGCAGCAATATGTGGAACGGTTGGTACTGCCGCTTAGCCAAATGACGGCGTTGTTATCACCGGAGATGATTGTGTTCGGCGGACCGATTGGCAGTCAAGCGGAGTTGTTCCTTCCGCAGCTACAACAATCGCTGCAACCCCTTGTACCAGCAATGCCGCAGCTGAAGTCTTCCGCTCTTAGCGACAGCGCGGTTATGCGCGGAGCAGCACGGGCGGGTGTACAGCGTGCATTTGTCCATATTCGAGAGGATGTGCTGGCTGTCGGCACACCCGTATCCCTACACAACTAG
- a CDS encoding serine/threonine protein kinase, with the protein MRALQRMGGHLSRWWQERHFTPGTVIHGRYEVEGRLGTGSYGVTYRCRDRSAHGEVVVLKTIQPLRGGDPRAQLIYDRELRAMQALDHPHMPRLLDHFVYHKQRCLVMSFMNGYNIGELLFEQHHSFTEKQSLQFMLELCELVQRMHQRRMVHRDISLSNVLWDEGRIQLIDFGLTWHQDEPPALVQQLDELVSGDEQEKIIRRSLHVRSDFYGMGHLLLYLLYSSFDDQRSVPSSQDRDAVNGNGNEKSNPLSPDASWEDELDIHPHTRQLIRRLLQVDTPYDVLDEVQRDIRQALLVLDNGK; encoded by the coding sequence TTGAGAGCATTACAGCGAATGGGCGGGCATCTGTCTCGCTGGTGGCAGGAACGGCATTTTACGCCGGGTACGGTCATTCATGGACGTTATGAAGTGGAAGGGCGACTTGGTACAGGCAGCTACGGCGTAACGTATCGCTGCCGCGACAGGTCAGCACATGGAGAGGTCGTTGTACTGAAAACGATCCAACCGCTACGCGGCGGCGATCCGCGCGCACAGCTGATCTATGATCGCGAGCTGCGTGCGATGCAGGCGCTGGATCATCCGCATATGCCGCGTTTGCTGGATCATTTTGTGTATCATAAGCAGCGCTGTCTGGTGATGTCGTTTATGAATGGGTACAACATCGGCGAACTGCTGTTTGAACAGCATCATTCGTTTACAGAAAAGCAGTCGCTGCAATTCATGCTAGAGCTGTGCGAATTGGTGCAGCGGATGCATCAGCGGCGGATGGTACACCGCGACATTAGCTTGTCCAATGTGCTGTGGGATGAAGGACGTATTCAATTGATCGACTTTGGATTGACATGGCATCAGGATGAGCCGCCTGCACTGGTGCAGCAGCTAGATGAACTGGTCAGTGGGGATGAGCAGGAGAAGATCATTCGCCGTTCCTTGCATGTACGCAGCGACTTTTACGGGATGGGGCATCTGCTGCTGTATTTGCTGTACAGCAGCTTCGATGATCAGCGGAGCGTACCCTCGTCGCAGGATCGGGATGCTGTGAATGGCAATGGAAATGAGAAATCGAATCCGCTATCACCGGATGCCAGCTGGGAAGACGAATTGGATATTCATCCGCACACGCGTCAGTTGATTCGGCGATTGCTTCAAGTGGATACGCCTTATGATGTGCTGGACGAGGTGCAGCGGGATATACGACAGGCGCTGCTAGTGCTGGATAACGGCAAGTAA
- a CDS encoding ROK family protein, which translates to MQQQQNGITIPPASPLSSDWYAGIDIGGTKTLIVLARRDGQIAARSKRPTVQTAEPADFVAWLFAVLDEVLQEQGLTRQQLGGIGIGLPGAVNPEEGTIRHVPALPLDGVNLKQLIALHYDGALYLDNDVNVAALGERWLGAGAGRRHLVMVTVGTGIGGAVIINGQLYHGADYTAGEISYFVVDHQAGGIDVQQASSTEFGRFESLASGTGIGEHARRWLREDGLSLQKNDAILQAANGQVEQVQAVHVLELAAAGDAEAAAIMNLPLDYMAAGLANIISLLNPQCIVVGGGVSESAYYMAELQRRTQSLVPIDCPIVPAQLGNEAGALGAVYGVMTARALENI; encoded by the coding sequence ATGCAGCAACAGCAGAATGGAATCACGATCCCACCAGCATCACCTCTTTCCTCTGATTGGTATGCAGGCATTGATATTGGTGGAACCAAGACATTAATCGTACTTGCCCGCCGCGACGGGCAGATTGCTGCAAGGAGCAAACGACCGACGGTGCAAACGGCGGAGCCTGCGGATTTTGTAGCATGGCTATTTGCCGTGCTGGATGAAGTATTGCAAGAGCAGGGATTGACTCGACAACAGCTAGGTGGCATCGGTATCGGATTGCCGGGTGCAGTGAACCCAGAAGAAGGCACGATTCGTCATGTACCTGCCCTGCCGCTGGATGGCGTCAACCTCAAGCAGTTGATCGCTCTGCATTATGACGGTGCGCTGTATCTCGACAATGATGTGAATGTGGCTGCACTTGGTGAACGCTGGCTTGGTGCTGGTGCGGGGCGTCGTCATCTTGTCATGGTAACGGTTGGTACGGGCATTGGCGGCGCCGTTATTATCAATGGTCAGCTGTATCATGGAGCGGATTATACAGCGGGGGAGATTTCATACTTTGTTGTCGATCACCAAGCGGGAGGAATAGATGTACAGCAGGCAAGCAGCACCGAATTTGGGCGCTTTGAATCGCTGGCGTCAGGCACGGGCATCGGTGAACACGCACGGCGTTGGTTGAGAGAAGATGGATTATCTTTACAAAAAAACGATGCTATCTTGCAGGCGGCGAACGGACAAGTAGAGCAGGTACAAGCAGTACATGTACTGGAACTGGCTGCTGCGGGTGATGCGGAAGCGGCGGCGATCATGAATCTGCCACTGGATTATATGGCAGCGGGGCTAGCGAATATTATTTCCCTGCTGAATCCGCAATGTATTGTTGTCGGCGGCGGTGTGTCGGAATCTGCCTATTATATGGCGGAATTACAGCGACGGACGCAGAGTCTAGTACCGATTGATTGTCCGATCGTCCCGGCACAGCTTGGCAACGAAGCCGGAGCGCTTGGTGCGGTGTACGGCGTGATGACAGCTAGAGCGTTAGAAAACATCTGA
- a CDS encoding cupin domain-containing protein: MSEFVKGVREVYFEDDGVIPNSRLAVLIYEGVLKDRLGDVEDVFNENGWLNSWVNGVFGYHHYHSNSHEVLGVVSGDVTVQLGGAHGQAFTLVAGDVVVLPAGTGHKRLKASEDFRIVGAYPGGMSYNTRTGESGEYEQALQEIPRVPVPDSDPVFGADGPLVRLWREGR; the protein is encoded by the coding sequence ATGAGTGAATTTGTGAAGGGTGTGCGGGAGGTTTATTTTGAGGATGATGGGGTGATTCCGAATTCGAGGTTGGCGGTGTTGATATATGAAGGGGTGTTGAAGGATCGGTTGGGAGATGTGGAAGATGTATTTAATGAGAATGGGTGGTTGAATAGCTGGGTGAATGGGGTGTTTGGGTATCATCATTATCACAGCAATTCGCATGAGGTGTTGGGGGTTGTGAGTGGAGACGTGACGGTGCAGTTAGGTGGGGCGCATGGGCAGGCGTTTACGTTGGTGGCTGGGGATGTTGTCGTGCTACCAGCGGGGACAGGACATAAGCGGTTGAAGGCTAGTGAGGATTTTCGGATCGTTGGGGCTTATCCGGGCGGGATGTCGTATAATACGCGTACGGGCGAGTCGGGGGAATATGAGCAGGCTTTGCAGGAGATTCCACGTGTGCCTGTGCCGGATTCTGATCCGGTGTTTGGAGCGGATGGACCGTTGGTTCGGCTTTGGCGTGAAGGGCGTTGA
- a CDS encoding sugar phosphate isomerase/epimerase family protein, translating to MMKLSVFTVCTPELTPEQLIQAAASTGIQGIEWRYAAIPPEAADETPSFWRHNRCSLDPHGDVAVMDTIRQQTKQHNVDSIALVPYLKCGDLDAAAQAFGTAQQLNVQMMRVGVPSYTGERHVEDLQEEAVRYLDAIQDMAQQYGVKALVETHHGTIAPSASLALRLVERFNPAYIGVLYDPGNMVHEGFEHYRMGLEMLGPYLAHVHVKNAAWQQQDGQWQSGWAPLHEGIVPWAQIVRHLQQLGYDGYLGVEDFSGQWNGEQMLQHFADTFQALLRQDYEQEALS from the coding sequence ATGATGAAGTTATCCGTATTTACGGTATGTACGCCAGAGTTAACCCCAGAGCAGCTAATCCAAGCGGCGGCGTCAACTGGCATTCAAGGCATCGAATGGCGATATGCAGCCATTCCACCAGAAGCTGCGGATGAAACGCCTTCCTTTTGGCGGCACAACCGCTGCTCCCTCGATCCTCACGGTGATGTTGCCGTTATGGATACCATCCGCCAGCAGACAAAGCAGCATAATGTGGATTCTATCGCACTGGTTCCCTATTTGAAATGCGGTGATCTGGATGCGGCAGCGCAGGCATTTGGCACCGCTCAGCAACTGAATGTACAGATGATGCGAGTCGGCGTGCCATCCTATACTGGCGAGCGGCATGTGGAGGATTTGCAGGAGGAAGCCGTTCGCTATCTGGATGCGATTCAGGATATGGCGCAGCAATATGGTGTGAAGGCATTGGTCGAGACGCATCATGGCACCATCGCCCCAAGCGCTTCGCTGGCGCTGCGATTGGTGGAACGCTTCAATCCAGCGTATATCGGTGTGCTATACGATCCGGGCAATATGGTACACGAAGGATTTGAACATTACCGTATGGGTTTGGAAATGCTTGGTCCCTATCTGGCACATGTTCATGTCAAAAACGCTGCTTGGCAGCAGCAGGACGGGCAATGGCAAAGTGGCTGGGCACCGCTGCATGAAGGCATCGTGCCATGGGCACAAATCGTACGACATTTGCAGCAGCTTGGATATGACGGGTATCTCGGTGTGGAAGATTTCAGCGGTCAATGGAATGGTGAGCAGATGCTACAGCATTTTGCCGATACCTTTCAGGCGCTGCTGCGGCAGGATTATGAACAGGAGGCGTTATCATGA
- a CDS encoding PTS transporter subunit IIC — translation MKEYFISRMYKASAGMANAVLVTLGIGLLFETFGKFLGWDTLVSIGTVTKLLLAPALGAGIAYQLGGNSLVLFSAMAASTIGGAALHINSDGGMTLVTGQPISAVLAAAAATYVGKRITGRTKLDMMAIPLGAVLVGGLVGAGLAAVVTPMLTTISAAITTSVQGHPLLAPMAISLVWSILLMSPASSAAIAIALKLDPVSSAAALIGCTVQFVGFTLMSVRQNDAGGFIAQFLVTPKVQFPNLVKNPRLVIPTFISAIICAPIATLLFHFQASYELAGLGLNSLIAPLNILAIQGAGAFTVYVLTGMVLPAVITLALYGVLKKIGWTKPGDLHMEVR, via the coding sequence ATGAAGGAGTATTTCATCAGTCGCATGTACAAAGCATCAGCAGGCATGGCAAACGCGGTTCTCGTCACGCTGGGGATCGGGTTGTTATTTGAAACGTTTGGCAAGTTTTTGGGCTGGGATACGCTAGTGTCGATCGGCACAGTGACCAAGCTGTTATTGGCACCGGCATTGGGCGCGGGGATTGCGTACCAGCTGGGCGGCAACTCGCTCGTCTTGTTTAGCGCCATGGCGGCAAGTACAATCGGCGGCGCAGCTCTACATATAAATTCGGATGGTGGCATGACGCTTGTAACGGGTCAGCCGATCAGCGCCGTGCTAGCAGCTGCGGCAGCTACATACGTCGGTAAACGAATTACCGGACGCACCAAGCTGGACATGATGGCGATTCCGCTCGGTGCTGTCTTGGTTGGTGGACTGGTTGGTGCTGGTTTGGCGGCAGTGGTCACTCCGATGCTGACGACGATCAGTGCAGCGATTACGACCTCGGTACAAGGGCATCCGCTGCTGGCACCGATGGCGATTTCACTGGTATGGAGTATTTTGCTTATGTCTCCGGCATCGTCGGCAGCCATCGCGATTGCACTCAAGCTAGATCCGGTATCCAGTGCGGCGGCGTTGATCGGCTGTACGGTGCAGTTTGTCGGATTTACCCTGATGTCGGTACGGCAAAATGACGCGGGCGGCTTTATCGCTCAGTTTTTGGTCACGCCGAAAGTGCAGTTCCCGAATCTGGTCAAAAATCCACGGCTGGTCATTCCGACCTTTATCTCTGCGATCATCTGCGCACCGATTGCGACGCTGCTGTTCCATTTTCAGGCATCGTACGAATTGGCGGGGCTTGGTCTGAACTCGCTGATTGCCCCGCTGAATATTTTGGCGATTCAAGGTGCAGGCGCGTTTACAGTATATGTGCTGACCGGGATGGTATTGCCAGCGGTTATTACACTGGCGCTGTATGGCGTACTGAAAAAGATCGGCTGGACGAAGCCGGGCGATCTGCATATGGAAGTACGTTAA